A genomic window from Lycium barbarum isolate Lr01 chromosome 4, ASM1917538v2, whole genome shotgun sequence includes:
- the LOC132638026 gene encoding BTB/POZ domain-containing protein At2g24240-like, with the protein MKSQKDRVKLNVGGKFFETTATTLAGAGRNSFFGAMFDENWNLHSNAANTEHFIDRDPDYFAVLLNLLRTGELYIPPNIDKKHLYREAEYYGILDHVRSAKWGPFDGNRLRLAGSITGPTIREPTAIRASPNSCCCVVYGRIVKVYNWMLEEQPTITCDYCWVNDVSWVDSENIVISSNVKLGSGGMGLFSASTGELRYKFQVTDERKGYTPGALSFSSDYKLFSSCKSTSNKHVIGVWDQVTGKQMDFLPYSSNSNAIRLQWLHGTNCLMVASCCCINLLDFRKNAVVLSWSYDRDRVNKPYVVDPTKFRDVIAIEESNSICVVDLDERLGFMDLRSTTDASVEWRETPRGKKHSSLWAGNKLCSPKLAFHEGQLFSSRDDIISVYCGSNWLPISELRQSQGGPIYDFSIGGDRLFALHVREDVFDVWETPRP; encoded by the coding sequence ATGAAAAGCCAGAAAGACAGAGTGAAACTCAATGTTGGTGGGAAATTTTTTGAAACTACGGCCACAACCTTAGCGGGTGCTGGCAGGAATTCATTCTTTGGAGCCATGTTTGATGAGAATTGGAACCTACATTCTAATGCGGCAAACACTGAACACTTCATTGATAGAGACCCTGATTATTTCGCCGTCCTTCTTAACCTACTAAGAACTGGGGAGCTTTATATTCCTCCGAATATAGATAAAAAGCACCTATACAGAGAGGCCGAATATTATGGCATTCTGGATCATGTTAGGTCAGCTAAATGGGGCCCGTTTGATGGCAATAGGCTCCGGTTGGCCGGGTCTATAACAGGCCCAACAATAAGGGAGCCTACTGCTATTCGGGCTAGCCCGAATAGCTGTTGTTGTGTGGTATATGGTCGTATTGTTAAGGTGTACAATTGGATGCTAGAAGAGCAACCTACAATAACTTGTGATTATTGTTGGGTCAATGATGTTTCTTGGGTTGATTCCGAAAATATTGTGATTAGTTCTAATGTAAAGCTAGGTAGTGGAGGCATGGGGTTATTCAGTGCATCCACAGGGGAGTTGAGGTATAAATTTCAGGTTACCGATGAAAGAAAGGGGTATACACCAGGTGCACTAAGTTTTAGCTCGGATTACAAGTTATTCTCCAGTTGTAAAAGCACTAGCAATAAGCATGTGATCGGTGTTTGGGACCAAGTCACAGGTAAGCAGATGGATTTCTTGCCATATTCGTCGAATAGTAATGCTATCAGGTTGCAATGGTTACATGGTACCAATTGTTTGATGGTCGCTAGTTGTTGTTGCATCAACTTGTTAGATTTTAGGAAAAACGCGGTGGTTTTGTCGTGGTCTTATGATAGGGATCGCGTGAACAAGCCTTATGTTGTTGATCCAACAAAGTTTAGAGACGTGATAGCGATAGAGGAGAGTAATTCCATTTGTGTAGTAGATCTAGATGAGCGTTTGGGGTTCATGGATTTGAGGAGTACTACTGATGCAAGTGTAGAATGGAGAGAAACTCCGAGGGGCAAAAAGCATTCATCATTATGGGCGGGTAATAAGTTATGTTCTCCCAAATTGGCATTTCACGAGGGACAATTGTTTTCATCAAGAGACGATATAATTTCAGTGTATTGTGGTTCTAATTGGCTTCCAATATCAGAGCTTCGACAAAGTCAAGGCGGTCCAATTTATGATTTTTCAATTGGTGGTGACCGTCTTTTTGCTCTGCATGTGAGAGAAGATGTTTTTGATGTATGGGAGACCCCTCGTCCATAG
- the LOC132638829 gene encoding BTB/POZ domain-containing protein At4g30940-like, producing MGTPKDRVKFNVGGRIFETTATTLAVASKNSLFGAMLDENWNLLSNSAITEHFIDRNPDCFGVLLDLLRTGELYIPPNIDKKLLYREAEYYGILDHVRSATWGPLDGNRLQLARSITDRSDGDSKVSPAIQAGPNGWCSVAQGNVVRVYNWMLEEHPIIHFEHDNVNDVCWVDSENIVVSSTKKLDSGGMGLFSASTGKSKYKFQVTNKLSGLAPFATAGALEFGSNYKLFSSCEGTKGNRGIGVWDLVTGKLIDFLRRPLYCKHVKAGKLQWLHDTNCLMVLYFGLMNDIRLFDFRENAMVWSLAMNCKENLDNMTDAIVIEESSSICVVDWYESLGFMDLRSTDKSVNWRKSEKVDNVEFDGLSSFSRLAFHKGQLFSSMKDRISVYCGSDWLQTSKFRQGHGGKIIDFSIGGDRLFALHNKENVIEVWETPRPPII from the exons ATGGGAACTCCGAAAGACAGAGTAAAATTCAATGTTGGTGGCAGAATCTTCGAAACTACTGCCACAACCTTAGCAGTTGCTAGCAAAAATTCACTCTTTGGAGCCATGTTAGATGAGAATTGGAACCTGCTCTCTAATTCGGCAATCACTGAACACTTCATTGATAGAAATCCCGATTGTTTTGGTGTCCTTTTGGACTTACTCAGAACAGGAGAGCTTTATATTCCTCCGAATATCGATAAAAAGCTCCTATATAGAGAAGCCGAATATTATGGCATTTTGGATCATGTCAGGTCAGCTACATGGGGTCCGCTTGATGGCAATAGGCTCCAGTTGGCACGGTCCATAACGGATCGGTCAGACGGGGATAGTAAGGTCTCACCAGCCATTCAGGCTGGCCCAAATGGCTGGTGTTCTGTGGCTCAGGGTAATGTGGTTCGCGTGTACAACTGGATGCTAGAAGAACACCCTATAATTCATTTTGAGCATGATAATGTGAATGATGTTTGTTGGGTTGATTCTGAAAATATTGTGGTTAGTTCTACTAAAAAGCTAGATAGTGGAGGCATGGGGTTATTCAGTGCATCCACAGGGAAGTCGAAGTATAAATTTCAAGTTACAAATAAATTGAGCGGTTTAGCTCCATTTGCCACAGCAGGTGCTTTGGAATTTGGCTCAAATTACAAGTTGTTCTCGAGTTGTGAAGGCACTAAAGGTAACCGCGGGATTGGCGTTTGGGATCTAGTCACGGgtaagctaatagatttcctccGTAGGCCACTATATTGCAAGCATGTAAAAGCTGGCAAGCTGCAATGGTTACATGATACCAACTGTTTGATGGTCCTTTATTTCGGTTTAATGAATGATATCAGGTTGTTTGACTTCAGAGAAAATGCTATGGTTTGGTCATTGGCTATGAATTGCAAGGAGAATTTAGATAATATGACAGATGCAATAGTGATAGAGGAGAGCAGTTCGATTTGTGTAGTAGATTGGTATGAGAGTTTGGGTTTCATGGATTTGAGGAGTACTGATAAGAGTGTAAATTGGAGAAAATCTGAGAAGGTTGATAATGTTGAATTTGATGGACTTTCTTCTTTTTCAAGATTGGCATTTCACAAGGGGCAATTGTTTTCATCAATGAAAGATAGAATTTCAGTGTATTGTGGTTCTGATTGGCTTCAAact agcaaa TTTCGACAAGGTCATGGTGGTAAAATTATTGATTTTTCAATAGGTGGTGACCGTCTTTTTGCTCTTCATAATAAAGAAAACGTTATTGAAGTTTGGGAGACCCCTCGTCCACCAATTATATGA